The following proteins are co-located in the Thermoleophilaceae bacterium genome:
- a CDS encoding S41 family peptidase encodes MIGLLGAIIIFGAGLWLGGHPNDLPTGIRKHFVASDVAVKNELIDTIEQDYYKKVPRGDLETASLKGIVASLGDRFSRYLTPDESKAFNTELNGGEFAGVGVSVVPEKRGLLVTNVIPGSPAAKAGIRQAEVITAVNGSSIAGAAARTASDKIRGKPGTTVRLTVASPSGKTRTLTVKRAKLQAPLTQSRLVTRHGVKLGVAELSTFGEGAHGKLREDVDKLLGEGAKGIVLDLRGNGGGLLQEGRLVASIFLNKGLIVSTNGRASPEQRLYATGGAISPKIPVVVLVDGGTASASEIVTGALRDHDRATVVGEKTFGKGVFQQIEPLSNGGVLDLTVGRFFLPDGENLAGHGIVPQVKAQDNPRTTPDEALNTALRTLLSKGA; translated from the coding sequence GTGATCGGCCTGCTCGGCGCGATCATCATCTTCGGCGCCGGCCTTTGGCTCGGCGGCCATCCGAACGATCTGCCGACGGGCATTCGCAAGCACTTCGTGGCGTCGGACGTGGCCGTGAAGAACGAGCTGATCGACACCATCGAGCAGGACTACTACAAGAAGGTGCCGCGCGGCGATCTCGAAACGGCGTCGCTCAAGGGGATTGTGGCCTCGCTCGGCGATCGCTTCTCGCGCTACCTCACCCCCGACGAGAGCAAGGCCTTCAACACCGAGCTGAACGGTGGCGAGTTCGCGGGCGTGGGCGTGTCCGTGGTTCCCGAGAAACGCGGGCTGCTCGTGACGAACGTGATCCCGGGTTCTCCGGCGGCGAAGGCCGGCATCCGGCAGGCGGAGGTGATCACCGCGGTGAACGGGAGCTCCATCGCGGGGGCCGCGGCACGCACCGCAAGCGACAAGATCCGCGGCAAGCCGGGCACCACGGTCCGGCTCACGGTCGCGTCGCCTTCGGGGAAGACGCGCACGCTCACGGTGAAACGCGCGAAGCTGCAGGCACCGCTCACCCAGTCGCGCCTGGTCACGCGCCATGGTGTGAAGCTCGGCGTGGCCGAGCTGTCCACCTTCGGTGAGGGCGCGCACGGAAAACTCCGCGAAGACGTGGACAAGCTGCTTGGTGAAGGCGCGAAGGGGATCGTGCTCGACCTGCGCGGCAACGGCGGCGGCCTGCTTCAGGAGGGCCGGCTCGTGGCGAGCATCTTCCTGAACAAGGGACTCATCGTCTCGACAAACGGTCGCGCCAGCCCGGAGCAGAGGCTGTACGCCACCGGCGGCGCGATCTCGCCGAAGATCCCGGTGGTGGTGCTGGTGGACGGCGGCACTGCGAGCGCGTCCGAGATCGTCACCGGCGCGCTGCGCGATCACGACCGCGCCACGGTCGTGGGCGAGAAGACGTTCGGCAAGGGCGTGTTCCAGCAGATCGAGCCGCTGTCGAACGGCGGAGTGCTCGACCTCACGGTCGGCCGCTTCTTCCTGCCGGACGGCGAGAACCTCGCCGGGCACGGGATAGTGCCCCAGGTGAAGGCGCAGGACAACCCGCGGACGACGCCCGACGAGGCGCTGAACACCGCGCTCCGGACCCTGCTGTCCAAGGGCGCTTGA
- the ftsX gene encoding permease-like cell division protein FtsX yields the protein MRPGFFLKEAFRALKRNAAPSLAAMLTVLLTALVLGVFIPVVQATTGTANQVRSRVVVNVYLADNITQPQLTALRQRLTTTPNVKSVDYISKQQALNDLQAQRPSTKDAIQLLGRNPLPATYRVVPKDPGQVQKIVNSLVRVDPNTGKRTFAMAGIGDVRNREQDTNKILSATSLVKTLTASLAALLILASIALIANTIRLSIFARRREVEVMKLVGATNWFIRWPFVIEGVVVGFMGGVLAVLLLWVIKDTLVDPLSAKFALIAAPNTIQFPALIAVLLASCVAVSALGSGLTLRRFLRV from the coding sequence ATGCGCCCCGGGTTCTTCCTCAAAGAGGCATTCCGCGCGCTCAAGCGCAACGCCGCGCCGAGCCTCGCCGCGATGCTCACCGTCCTTCTCACCGCGCTCGTGCTCGGCGTGTTCATCCCGGTGGTGCAGGCCACCACCGGCACCGCGAACCAGGTGCGGAGCCGCGTGGTGGTGAACGTGTATCTCGCTGACAACATCACGCAGCCGCAGCTCACCGCGCTGCGCCAGCGCCTCACCACCACGCCGAACGTGAAGAGCGTGGACTACATCTCGAAGCAGCAGGCGCTCAACGACCTGCAGGCGCAGCGGCCGAGCACAAAGGACGCGATTCAGCTTCTCGGCCGCAATCCGCTCCCCGCCACCTATCGCGTGGTGCCGAAGGATCCCGGGCAGGTGCAGAAGATCGTGAACTCGCTCGTGCGCGTGGACCCGAACACCGGCAAGCGCACGTTCGCGATGGCCGGCATCGGCGACGTCCGCAACCGTGAGCAGGACACGAACAAGATCCTGTCCGCCACCAGCCTCGTGAAGACGCTCACGGCGAGCCTCGCGGCGCTGCTCATCCTCGCCTCGATCGCGCTGATCGCGAACACGATTCGCCTCTCGATCTTCGCCCGCAGGCGCGAGGTGGAGGTGATGAAGCTCGTGGGCGCGACCAACTGGTTCATCCGCTGGCCGTTCGTGATCGAGGGCGTGGTGGTGGGCTTCATGGGAGGCGTGCTCGCGGTCCTTCTGTTGTGGGTGATCAAGGACACGCTGGTGGATCCGCTGTCGGCTAAGTTCGCGCTCATAGCCGCGCCGAACACGATCCAGTTCCCGGCACTGATCGCGGTGCTGCTCGCATCGTGCGTGGCTGTGTCCGCGCTGGGCAGCGGCCTCACGCTACGCAGGTTCCTAAGGGTTTAG
- the ftsE gene encoding cell division ATP-binding protein FtsE: MASLPRTDLPVPARPLPRGQRPQGRNVPVVEFDDVTKVYDGGSVGLERVSMRIGRGDFVFLVGPTGCGKSTCMRLLMKEIEPSQGRISIAGRDLGDIPRKRVPYLRRNIGVVFQDYKLLPNRTVYANVAYALEVIGEPRQSIRRKVPDILRLVGLSTKLHNYPDELSGGEQQRVSIARAFVNHPPLLLCDEPTGNLDPETSIGIMQLIYRINRTGTTVIVATHDREMVDKMRRRVIELAEGRIIRDQVSGLYRPDESTKEFAIRLRGELGIGDEGHPN; this comes from the coding sequence ATGGCGTCGCTGCCCCGGACAGATCTGCCCGTGCCCGCGCGTCCGCTGCCGCGTGGGCAGAGGCCGCAGGGCCGCAACGTGCCGGTCGTCGAGTTCGACGACGTGACGAAGGTCTACGACGGCGGCAGCGTCGGACTCGAGCGCGTGTCGATGCGGATCGGGCGCGGCGACTTCGTCTTCCTCGTGGGACCGACGGGCTGCGGCAAGTCCACCTGCATGCGGCTCCTGATGAAGGAGATCGAGCCGTCTCAGGGCCGGATCTCGATCGCCGGCCGCGACCTCGGCGACATCCCGCGCAAGCGCGTGCCGTACCTTCGTCGCAACATCGGCGTCGTGTTCCAGGACTACAAGCTGCTGCCCAACCGCACGGTGTACGCGAACGTGGCGTACGCGCTCGAGGTGATCGGCGAGCCACGCCAGTCGATCCGCCGCAAGGTGCCGGACATCCTTCGCCTCGTCGGCCTCTCCACCAAGCTGCACAACTACCCGGACGAGCTGTCCGGCGGCGAGCAGCAGCGCGTGTCCATCGCGCGTGCGTTCGTGAACCATCCGCCGCTGCTCCTCTGCGACGAGCCCACGGGCAATCTCGACCCCGAGACCTCGATCGGGATCATGCAGCTGATCTACCGCATTAACCGCACCGGCACGACAGTGATCGTGGCCACGCACGACCGGGAGATGGTGGACAAGATGCGCCGCCGCGTGATCGAGCTGGCGGAGGGCCGCATCATTCGCGACCAGGTGTCGGGCCTCTACCGGCCGGACGAGTCGACCAAGGAGTTTGCCATCCGGCTGCGTGGCGAGCTCGGCATCGGCGACGAGGGCCACCCCAACTAG
- a CDS encoding GNAT family N-acetyltransferase: MIWRMRLELEPAAPAEPRWPEGVRPRTFTPADAEALHALLVHGYRHGGGSVQPFDIWLPQMTTDEEFEADLWFVAEARDMLAGAVLCWTSAFVKDLVVHEQWRGRGLGEALLRQAFSAFAARGAEAVELKVQADNAPAVALYERVGMRVVERLEDD, from the coding sequence GTGATCTGGCGCATGCGCCTCGAGCTCGAACCGGCCGCGCCGGCCGAGCCGCGCTGGCCCGAGGGCGTACGGCCTCGCACCTTCACTCCGGCTGACGCGGAGGCGCTGCACGCGTTGCTCGTGCACGGCTACCGCCACGGCGGGGGCAGCGTGCAGCCGTTCGACATCTGGCTGCCGCAGATGACGACCGACGAGGAGTTCGAGGCCGACCTGTGGTTCGTAGCGGAGGCCAGGGACATGCTGGCGGGGGCGGTTTTGTGCTGGACGAGCGCCTTCGTGAAGGACCTCGTGGTGCATGAGCAATGGCGTGGCCGCGGCCTGGGAGAAGCCCTTCTCCGCCAAGCTTTCAGCGCGTTCGCGGCTCGCGGCGCCGAAGCCGTTGAGCTGAAGGTGCAGGCGGACAACGCACCCGCGGTGGCGCTCTACGAGCGGGTGGGAATGCGGGTGGTGGAGCGCCTCGAAGACGACTGA
- a CDS encoding metalloregulator ArsR/SmtB family transcription factor, with the protein MASALREIRHPAASDLDLAEILRTVGDPLRLAIVRSLAGGGELTCSQIQDELELPASTCSYHLRLLREAGVTRTRADGTERFTSLRGEDLNKRFPGLLDVLLDSDG; encoded by the coding sequence ATGGCGAGCGCGCTACGAGAGATCCGTCACCCAGCGGCATCCGATCTCGATCTCGCGGAGATCCTCCGCACCGTCGGCGATCCGCTGCGGCTGGCGATCGTGCGCTCCCTTGCGGGCGGGGGCGAGCTCACCTGCAGCCAGATCCAGGACGAGCTCGAGCTTCCCGCTTCCACCTGCTCGTATCACCTGCGCCTGCTGCGGGAGGCCGGCGTCACGCGCACGCGCGCCGATGGCACCGAGCGCTTCACCTCACTTCGCGGCGAGGACCTGAACAAGCGCTTCCCCGGACTGCTCGACGTGCTGCTCGATTCAGACGGCTAG
- a CDS encoding MFS transporter: protein MNPITTPARARLGAQSSFAVAAGVIGLALFASATPSPLYGLYQERWHFSTPVLTLVFAVYNFGVLAALLLVGRISDDVGRRPVLGASLAGLFGAGLLFALARSVGWLFAARALQGLTTGAALGAAGAAMLDLHPRGDAARTGLINGVVSAGGIAVGALVASVLVQYAPDPLVTPFIVLLALVALMLVLTLALPEPVIERARPRLRPQRPRVPADSRRAFTLAALAVLSSWSIAGLYLALGPNLLGQLMHTTNRLAGGAGVLALTLPAAISQIVWQRLEPRRAAALGSMVLSGGMALTAASLSAGSAALFLGASAITGAGFGVVFLGALRSLAQAVPDRQRAEVMSAFYVVAYFSIAVPAVAAGLAAPSLGIEPTFRIFSGIVAVLALGLGVTTARGGRRERVSAGRSGSGGRARCLPPSPTLARAAEVPAEVPRPRS from the coding sequence ATGAACCCGATCACCACACCAGCTAGAGCGAGACTCGGCGCTCAGAGCTCTTTCGCTGTCGCGGCCGGAGTGATCGGCCTTGCGCTGTTCGCATCCGCCACGCCTTCGCCTCTCTACGGGCTCTACCAGGAGCGGTGGCACTTCTCCACGCCGGTGCTCACGCTCGTGTTCGCGGTCTACAACTTCGGCGTGCTCGCAGCGCTGCTCCTCGTGGGCCGGATCTCTGACGACGTCGGCAGGCGCCCCGTGCTCGGCGCGTCGCTGGCAGGGCTCTTCGGCGCGGGGCTGCTGTTCGCACTCGCCCGCTCCGTGGGCTGGCTGTTCGCGGCGCGTGCACTGCAGGGATTGACGACGGGTGCCGCGCTCGGCGCAGCCGGCGCCGCGATGCTGGACCTCCACCCGCGGGGCGACGCCGCCCGCACAGGCCTGATCAACGGCGTGGTGAGCGCGGGCGGCATCGCCGTCGGCGCGCTGGTGGCTTCGGTGCTCGTGCAGTACGCGCCGGATCCACTCGTCACGCCGTTCATCGTCCTGCTCGCGCTCGTCGCGCTCATGCTGGTGCTCACGCTCGCGCTCCCTGAGCCGGTGATCGAGCGCGCGAGGCCGCGGCTTCGGCCGCAGCGGCCGCGCGTGCCGGCAGACTCGCGGCGCGCGTTCACCCTGGCGGCGCTCGCGGTGCTCTCATCCTGGTCGATCGCCGGGCTGTACCTCGCCCTCGGCCCGAACCTGCTCGGGCAGCTGATGCACACCACCAACCGGCTGGCGGGCGGCGCGGGTGTGCTCGCGCTCACGCTGCCGGCGGCGATCTCACAGATCGTGTGGCAGCGGCTCGAGCCCCGCCGCGCGGCGGCACTCGGCTCCATGGTGCTCAGCGGTGGGATGGCGCTCACCGCGGCGTCGCTGTCGGCGGGATCCGCGGCGCTGTTCCTCGGCGCCAGCGCGATCACCGGAGCCGGCTTCGGCGTCGTGTTCCTGGGCGCCCTGCGCTCACTCGCACAGGCCGTCCCCGACCGGCAGCGAGCCGAGGTGATGTCGGCGTTCTACGTGGTCGCGTACTTCTCGATCGCCGTGCCGGCGGTTGCCGCGGGACTGGCGGCGCCGAGCCTCGGCATCGAGCCCACGTTCCGGATCTTCAGCGGCATCGTCGCCGTGCTCGCGCTCGGACTCGGTGTGACCACCGCGCGTGGCGGGAGGCGCGAGCGGGTCAGCGCTGGACGATCCGGTAGCGGAGGTAGAGCTCGCTGCCTGCCTCCATCGCCCACACTCGCTCGAGCTGCAGAAGTTCCGGCAGAGGTGCCCCGGCCACGATCGTGA
- a CDS encoding dihydrofolate reductase family protein: protein MELHRLLPQNEHIAPEEAIANFGWSDHAPADRPYLALNMISTADGKAAVQGRTAAMSSKTDRAVFHNLRTQADAVMAGAGTVRSERYAPLVKTEELREKRVREGLAPDPLAVIVSGRLHVPVDVPLLQDPGSRVVILTHSRGELSGHRAQVEYLRSEPGPFDLRPLMRRLRADYGVRSILCEGGPTLNASLLPYGLVDELFLTISPTIAGGEDALTIVAGAPLPELLQLERVWAMEAGSELYLRYRIVQR, encoded by the coding sequence ATGGAGCTGCACAGACTTCTCCCGCAAAATGAACACATCGCTCCAGAGGAAGCGATCGCGAACTTCGGCTGGAGCGATCACGCGCCCGCGGACCGGCCCTACCTGGCGCTGAACATGATCTCCACCGCGGACGGAAAGGCGGCTGTGCAGGGCCGAACGGCGGCGATGTCGAGCAAGACCGACCGCGCCGTGTTCCACAACCTGCGCACGCAGGCCGACGCTGTGATGGCCGGCGCGGGCACCGTTCGCAGTGAGCGCTACGCGCCGCTCGTGAAGACGGAGGAGCTGCGGGAAAAGCGCGTGCGCGAGGGGCTCGCGCCCGACCCGCTCGCCGTGATCGTGAGCGGGCGCCTGCACGTGCCGGTGGACGTGCCGCTGCTCCAGGATCCGGGCTCGAGGGTGGTGATCCTCACCCACTCGCGGGGCGAGCTCAGCGGGCACAGGGCGCAGGTGGAGTACCTGCGCTCGGAGCCAGGGCCCTTCGACCTGCGGCCGCTGATGCGACGGCTGCGCGCGGACTACGGCGTCCGCTCGATCCTCTGCGAGGGCGGACCCACGCTCAACGCGTCGCTCCTGCCGTACGGGCTCGTGGACGAGCTGTTCCTCACGATTTCGCCCACCATCGCCGGCGGCGAAGACGCGCTCACGATCGTGGCCGGGGCACCTCTGCCGGAACTTCTGCAGCTCGAGCGAGTGTGGGCGATGGAGGCAGGCAGCGAGCTCTACCTCCGCTACCGGATCGTCCAGCGCTGA
- a CDS encoding sigma-70 family RNA polymerase sigma factor, whose translation MLRTQSDARLVDLVRAGHASAFEAIVQRYRKPLLAYCSRLLPASRAEDAVQQTFLKAYQAMMSGDAELNLRPWLYRIAHNSSLNLLRQNGWHHEQLDESFDGVQRPDQAAELHERLRAAVAAVNALPERQRDAVLLREIDGLSYEEIAAALGVGDGAVRQLLHRARATLRSGLTAITPAGLVERMAAALAGGGADPTARVAELGAGFGAGAGALKLGVAVVATGVLATGAVTVPLRHHTGDGAAANEASVAPPAGKDRSSPHITQVDDHVQAVPRHAASAPHEVRHHSRSGRGPGGSSRGHSSPTRSGEGPSSPQRTERNSGSGKDGSGSDGGEQHSGSKDLSGDSGGTVGSGESPSSGDGGGSLTTVSGGSGSGSSGSGTDGSDDGQTVIAPTGTTGTRGPLMDQSGKDGGSSGDGSGGG comes from the coding sequence ATGCTTCGCACTCAGAGCGACGCCCGTCTCGTCGACCTCGTGCGCGCCGGCCACGCGTCCGCGTTCGAGGCAATCGTGCAGCGCTACCGCAAGCCGCTCCTTGCGTACTGCTCGCGGCTGCTTCCCGCGTCGCGGGCCGAGGATGCAGTGCAGCAGACCTTCCTGAAGGCGTACCAGGCCATGATGTCGGGCGATGCCGAGCTGAACCTGCGGCCCTGGCTCTACCGCATCGCGCACAACTCCTCGCTCAACCTGCTGCGTCAGAACGGCTGGCATCACGAGCAGCTCGACGAGAGCTTCGACGGCGTGCAGCGCCCCGATCAGGCGGCCGAGCTTCACGAGCGGCTGCGCGCAGCCGTGGCGGCGGTGAACGCGCTGCCCGAGCGGCAGCGCGACGCGGTGCTGCTGCGCGAGATCGACGGTCTGAGCTACGAGGAGATCGCCGCCGCACTCGGCGTGGGTGACGGCGCCGTGCGGCAGCTTCTGCACCGCGCGCGAGCCACGCTGCGGTCCGGGCTCACCGCCATCACGCCCGCGGGTCTCGTCGAGCGGATGGCGGCGGCTCTTGCCGGGGGCGGCGCCGATCCCACCGCGCGCGTGGCCGAGCTCGGCGCCGGCTTCGGCGCGGGCGCCGGCGCGCTCAAGCTGGGTGTGGCCGTGGTTGCCACGGGCGTTCTGGCCACCGGCGCCGTGACGGTTCCGCTGCGCCACCACACGGGGGACGGCGCCGCGGCAAACGAGGCGTCCGTGGCGCCGCCGGCCGGCAAGGATCGATCCTCGCCGCACATCACGCAGGTGGACGATCACGTGCAGGCCGTGCCGCGGCACGCCGCTTCCGCGCCCCATGAGGTCCGCCACCACAGCCGCTCGGGCCGCGGGCCTGGCGGCTCATCCCGTGGCCACAGCTCCCCCACGCGGAGCGGCGAGGGGCCGAGCTCACCGCAACGAACTGAACGCAACAGCGGATCCGGCAAGGACGGCTCGGGGAGTGACGGGGGCGAGCAGCACAGCGGCTCGAAGGACCTGAGCGGCGATTCCGGCGGCACGGTTGGCAGCGGCGAGTCGCCGAGCAGCGGCGACGGCGGCGGCTCCCTCACCACCGTGTCAGGCGGCAGCGGCAGCGGCAGCTCCGGCAGCGGTACAGACGGGAGCGACGACGGCCAGACGGTCATCGCCCCCACAGGCACCACCGGCACGCGCGGACCGCTGATGGACCAGTCCGGCAAGGACGGCGGCAGCTCGGGCGACGGCAGCGGCGGCGGCTAA
- the nadA gene encoding quinolinate synthase NadA, with the protein MQSLPMAPTGPMAPHLSAEEIARLKDEVRVLAKERNAVVLAHNYQVPEVQDVAHFVGDSLALSRQAAATDSDTIAFCGVHFMAETASILSPDKTVLLPDLGAGCSLADSITADELRAWKAEHPGAIVVMYVNTTAEVKAETDYCCTSSNAVQVVEHIRREHGEDVEILFGPDMFLGAYVEKVTGKSLHVWMGECHVHAGIRPADIAQVREENPGAEFLIHPECGCSTSVMEYVAAGDVDPERTHMLSTGGMLKFAQESDSNRFIVATETGMLYPLEHENPGKTFIPANRAAVCQFMKMITLPKLRDALRDGGERYEVKVDPAIAERARVPIERMVAISA; encoded by the coding sequence ATGCAGTCTCTGCCGATGGCCCCCACGGGACCCATGGCGCCGCACCTTTCCGCGGAGGAGATCGCGCGCCTAAAGGACGAGGTACGGGTGCTCGCCAAGGAGCGAAACGCAGTGGTCCTGGCCCACAACTACCAGGTGCCCGAGGTGCAGGACGTGGCGCATTTCGTGGGCGACTCACTCGCGCTGTCGCGTCAGGCGGCGGCCACCGACTCGGACACGATCGCCTTCTGCGGCGTGCACTTCATGGCCGAGACCGCCTCGATCCTCAGCCCGGACAAGACCGTGCTTCTGCCCGACCTCGGCGCCGGCTGCTCCCTGGCGGACTCGATCACGGCCGACGAGCTGCGCGCATGGAAGGCAGAGCATCCGGGCGCGATCGTGGTGATGTACGTGAACACCACCGCGGAGGTGAAGGCGGAGACCGACTACTGCTGCACCTCTTCGAACGCCGTGCAGGTGGTGGAGCACATCCGCCGTGAGCACGGGGAGGACGTGGAGATCCTCTTCGGGCCGGACATGTTCCTCGGCGCCTATGTGGAGAAGGTCACCGGCAAGTCCCTGCACGTATGGATGGGCGAGTGCCACGTGCACGCCGGCATTCGCCCGGCGGACATCGCGCAGGTGCGCGAGGAGAATCCAGGCGCCGAGTTCCTGATCCACCCGGAGTGCGGCTGCTCGACGTCAGTCATGGAGTACGTGGCCGCCGGCGACGTCGACCCCGAGCGCACGCACATGCTCTCCACAGGCGGGATGCTGAAGTTCGCGCAGGAGTCGGACTCCAACCGCTTCATCGTCGCCACCGAGACGGGCATGCTCTATCCGCTCGAGCACGAGAACCCCGGCAAGACCTTCATCCCGGCGAACCGCGCGGCGGTGTGCCAGTTCATGAAGATGATCACGCTGCCAAAGCTGCGCGACGCTCTGCGCGACGGCGGGGAGCGCTACGAGGTGAAGGTCGATCCCGCGATCGCCGAACGGGCACGCGTGCCGATCGAGCGGATGGTGGCGATCAGCGCTTAG
- the nadC gene encoding carboxylating nicotinate-nucleotide diphosphorylase, which translates to MQELIDRALKEDLGSGDLTSLAVVPENALARARIEQKAPGVIAGLQAAESVFRRLDPELRWHAHVQEGEWRENGLVAEVAGSARWILAGERVALNFLGHLSGIATLTARYVRAVEGTGARILDTRKTTPGLRALEKQAVLAGGGHNHRAGLFDAMLVKENHSALGGGVGEATRNAIAAAREGVAVEIECATLDEVDQALEAGAKSILLDNMTLEELREAASRAKGRAETEASGGVNLDTVRGIAETGVDWISVGSLTHSAPALDLSLLLDPL; encoded by the coding sequence ATGCAGGAGTTGATTGACCGCGCTCTCAAGGAGGACCTCGGGTCCGGCGACCTCACGAGTCTCGCCGTGGTGCCGGAGAACGCCCTCGCGCGTGCCCGAATCGAACAGAAGGCCCCGGGCGTGATCGCCGGGCTTCAGGCGGCCGAGTCGGTGTTCAGGCGGCTCGATCCCGAGCTTCGCTGGCACGCCCACGTGCAGGAGGGCGAGTGGCGGGAGAACGGCCTCGTGGCGGAGGTGGCTGGATCCGCGCGCTGGATCCTCGCGGGCGAGCGGGTGGCCCTGAACTTCCTCGGCCACCTCTCCGGCATAGCCACTCTCACGGCGCGCTATGTGCGGGCGGTGGAGGGCACGGGCGCAAGGATCCTCGACACGCGCAAGACCACGCCGGGCCTGCGCGCGCTCGAGAAGCAGGCGGTGCTCGCGGGCGGCGGCCACAACCACCGCGCCGGCCTCTTCGACGCGATGCTCGTGAAGGAGAACCACTCGGCGCTCGGCGGCGGCGTGGGGGAGGCCACGCGCAACGCGATTGCCGCGGCGCGGGAGGGCGTGGCGGTGGAGATCGAGTGCGCGACGCTCGACGAGGTGGACCAGGCGCTGGAGGCCGGGGCGAAGAGCATCCTGCTCGACAACATGACGCTCGAAGAGCTCCGCGAGGCCGCCTCCCGCGCAAAGGGACGCGCGGAGACGGAGGCCTCGGGCGGGGTGAACCTCGACACGGTGCGGGGTATCGCGGAGACCGGGGTGGACTGGATCAGCGTGGGCTCCCTCACGCACTCCGCCCCAGCGCTCGACCTGAGCCTGCTGCTCGACCCGCTTTAG
- a CDS encoding exonuclease domain-containing protein — protein sequence MSIRSKPLASAEFLAVDVETNGRAGDLCEITEVGAVLVGGGELHDRFESLVRVRQPLSRGIERFTGITQAMVDAAPDPPGVLQELAELARDRVLIAHNASFDRRALAQAFERAGIEWPSPPFLCTVNLARKLAPLSRQRKLVALAESLGIEVEGAHRALVDAETCARVFCALFPRLCAHAATVGDALELIGSRRRAGKPAPVRIPREERPDLSKLPDDPGVYVFRDERGRPLYVGKSVSVRSRARSHFCAPSGWTEKAAVVDYRPTHSELGALVLENRLIKAWQPPGNKALKRTDGWLYLRCRLDIEYPVLELAEEPAPGRAVNIGPLRGKGAAEELIGQLESLFLLRHCGRRLRRREHASIYGQMGRCSSPCLGDLDPNAYRRKIDEALALFDAADDASTLLLGHIEERMREASAERRYERAEVLRRRLERLADLLGRLGGVLRATHACSRLVLARHPVKPRLDAFWVVAGRVRDWGPLPPMRDLEERTAAVLEGTHPGAGAVPAEEVDEVRIVSSWLAANHAYELPLDPAPGRAALSELVAEATAARRVSAAA from the coding sequence ATGTCGATCCGCAGCAAGCCCCTCGCGAGCGCCGAGTTCCTCGCCGTGGACGTTGAGACCAACGGCCGCGCGGGTGACCTCTGTGAGATCACCGAGGTGGGCGCGGTGCTCGTGGGCGGGGGTGAGCTGCACGATCGCTTCGAGTCCCTCGTGCGCGTGCGCCAGCCGCTTTCGCGCGGGATCGAGCGTTTCACGGGCATCACGCAGGCGATGGTGGACGCCGCGCCCGACCCGCCGGGCGTTCTACAGGAGCTGGCCGAGCTCGCGCGCGACCGCGTGCTGATCGCCCACAACGCGAGCTTCGACCGCCGGGCGCTCGCTCAGGCCTTCGAACGCGCGGGGATCGAATGGCCGAGCCCGCCGTTCCTATGCACGGTCAACCTCGCTCGCAAGCTCGCCCCGCTGTCGCGCCAGCGCAAGCTGGTGGCGCTGGCGGAGTCGCTCGGCATCGAGGTGGAGGGGGCGCACCGGGCGCTCGTGGATGCGGAGACGTGCGCGCGCGTGTTCTGCGCTCTCTTCCCGCGCCTGTGCGCGCACGCTGCCACCGTCGGTGATGCGCTCGAGCTGATCGGGTCGAGGCGGCGCGCGGGCAAGCCGGCGCCCGTTCGCATTCCCCGCGAGGAGCGCCCCGACCTGAGCAAGCTCCCCGACGATCCCGGCGTGTACGTGTTCCGCGACGAGCGCGGCCGGCCGCTCTACGTGGGCAAGTCGGTGTCCGTCCGCAGCCGCGCGCGCTCGCACTTCTGCGCGCCTTCCGGCTGGACGGAGAAGGCGGCCGTGGTGGATTACAGGCCCACCCACTCGGAGCTCGGAGCGCTCGTGCTCGAGAACCGGCTGATCAAGGCGTGGCAGCCGCCCGGCAACAAGGCGCTCAAGCGCACCGACGGCTGGCTGTACCTGCGCTGCCGCCTCGACATCGAATATCCGGTGCTCGAGCTGGCCGAGGAGCCGGCACCCGGACGCGCGGTGAACATCGGTCCGCTGCGCGGAAAGGGCGCGGCTGAGGAGCTGATCGGGCAGCTCGAGTCACTGTTCCTGCTGCGCCACTGCGGCCGGCGCCTGCGGCGACGGGAGCACGCGTCGATCTACGGGCAGATGGGCCGCTGCTCGTCCCCCTGCCTCGGCGACCTCGACCCGAACGCCTACCGGCGAAAGATCGACGAGGCGCTGGCGCTGTTCGACGCCGCCGACGATGCCAGCACGCTCCTGCTCGGCCACATCGAGGAGCGGATGCGCGAGGCGAGCGCCGAGCGGCGCTACGAGCGGGCCGAGGTGCTGCGCCGCCGGCTCGAGCGGCTCGCGGACCTTCTGGGGCGCCTCGGCGGCGTGCTGAGGGCAACGCACGCCTGCTCGCGCCTCGTCCTCGCGCGGCATCCCGTGAAGCCGCGCCTCGACGCGTTCTGGGTGGTGGCCGGCCGCGTGCGCGACTGGGGACCGCTGCCGCCGATGCGCGACCTGGAGGAGCGCACCGCCGCTGTGCTCGAGGGCACTCACCCGGGCGCGGGTGCGGTTCCGGCGGAGGAGGTGGACGAGGTGCGGATCGTCAGCTCATGGCTCGCCGCCAACCACGCGTACGAGCTGCCGCTCGATCCTGCGCCGGGCCGCGCCGCGCTGTCCGAGCTGGTGGCGGAGGCCACGGCGGCCCGCCGAGTGAGCGCCGCGGCCTGA